A region of Haliotis asinina isolate JCU_RB_2024 chromosome 9, JCU_Hal_asi_v2, whole genome shotgun sequence DNA encodes the following proteins:
- the LOC137295939 gene encoding nuclear transcription factor Y subunit beta-like: METAEGSGDNSLSESFLTGSNQYQMEGGDGDEVIASGEGDEETKTDEPLREQDRFLPIANVARIMKKSIPPNGKIAKDAKECVQECVSEFISFITSEASERCHQEKRKTINGEDILFAMSTLGFDNYVEPLKAYLQKYRESSKGDKVLTVNAAQDASMEEMVGEESFGQSVTNMLTTDGVHSGVILAQYPNTMSFS; this comes from the exons ATGGAGACAGCTGAAGGTTCCGGGGACAACAGTCTAAGTGAGTCGTTCCTGACAGGCAGCAATCAGTATCAGATGGAAGGAG GTGATGGTGATGAGGTCATAGCATCAGGGGAAGGGGATGAGGAAACGAAGACAGATGAGCCACTCAGAGAACAG GATCGATTTTTACCTATTGCAAATGTTGCAAGAATCATGAAGAAATCAATACCACCCAATGGAAAG ATTGCAAAAGATGCCAAGGAATGTGTTCAGGAGTGTGTATCAGAGTTCATCAGCTTCATCACCAGCGA AGCAAGTGAGCGATGTCATCAAGAGAAACGGAAGACCATTAACGGAGAAGACATTTTGTTTGCCATGTCAACTCTAGGGTTTGACAACTATGTTGAACCCCTTAAGGCATATCTGCAAAAATATAGAGAA TCATCAAAGGGAGACAAAGTGCTTACTGTGAATGCTGCTCAAGATGCTAGCATGGAAGAAATGGTTGGAGAAGAATCTTTTG GTCAGTCTGTGACGAATATGCTGACTACAGATGGTGTACATTCAGGGGTCATTCTTGCTCAGTATCCCAATACA ATGAGCTTTTCCTAG
- the LOC137295940 gene encoding ubiquitin-like protein 4A isoform X2, with amino-acid sequence MRLTVKVLNGDECTIAASPSSYVTDIKQQVAALMSIPIANQKLLYKGKPMADSKQLSEYNVEDGSKLTVVSRPGSATSASSADSVSKTVSSDTGASAPVWTKLQTFLRRHYTEKDADLVLAEFRKDFNKGLASLSLDDIERLAASKMRATGER; translated from the exons ATGCGACTCACTGTTAAAGTACTGAACGGAGACGAATGCACAATTGCC GCCTCACCCAGCAGCTATGTCACTGACATCAAGCAACAGGTGGCAGCCCTCATGTCAATTCCCATCGCTAACCAGAAGCTGCTGTACAAGGGAAAGCCAATGGCTG ACAGTAAACAACTGAGTGAGTACAATGTAGAAGATGGCAGCAAGTTGACAGTGGTTTCACGTCCTGGCTCAGCCACCTCAGCCTCCTCAGCTGACAGTGTTTCTAAAACAGTGTCTTCAGACACAGGTGCTAGTGCCCCTGTCTGGACCAAACTGCAGACATTCCTGCGAAGACATTATACAGAGAAGGATGCAGATTTAGTACTTGCAGAATTCAGAAAG GATTTCAACAAAGGCCTCGCCAGCTTGAGTTTAGATGACATAGAGAGACTAGCTGCTTCTAAAATGAGAGCCACGGGAGAAAGATAG
- the LOC137295940 gene encoding ubiquitin-like protein 4A isoform X1 translates to MWIGAQSLCPSRSRDRVLTDLLLRFVIRPLASPSSYVTDIKQQVAALMSIPIANQKLLYKGKPMADSKQLSEYNVEDGSKLTVVSRPGSATSASSADSVSKTVSSDTGASAPVWTKLQTFLRRHYTEKDADLVLAEFRKDFNKGLASLSLDDIERLAASKMRATGER, encoded by the exons atgtggataggagcccagtccctttgtccgtcacggtcgagggatcGGGTGCTGACCGATTTGCTGCTtcgtttcgtaattagaccgttg GCCTCACCCAGCAGCTATGTCACTGACATCAAGCAACAGGTGGCAGCCCTCATGTCAATTCCCATCGCTAACCAGAAGCTGCTGTACAAGGGAAAGCCAATGGCTG ACAGTAAACAACTGAGTGAGTACAATGTAGAAGATGGCAGCAAGTTGACAGTGGTTTCACGTCCTGGCTCAGCCACCTCAGCCTCCTCAGCTGACAGTGTTTCTAAAACAGTGTCTTCAGACACAGGTGCTAGTGCCCCTGTCTGGACCAAACTGCAGACATTCCTGCGAAGACATTATACAGAGAAGGATGCAGATTTAGTACTTGCAGAATTCAGAAAG GATTTCAACAAAGGCCTCGCCAGCTTGAGTTTAGATGACATAGAGAGACTAGCTGCTTCTAAAATGAGAGCCACGGGAGAAAGATAG